TCCTGCACGTTCTCGAGACGTTTGCCGCCGAAGGGCACGTCTACGTCCCGCGGCCCATCTTGGCCGAGCACGCCGCGCGCCTCCTGGAGCTGGAGCCGGGGCTGCCGGACGAGGCGGTGGGCGATCTCGCCGCGGCGCGTCAGGTCGTCCTCGAGCCGCTCGGAGACGACGCGGCAGAGGCGGCTTTCCTTCCTGCCCTGCACACCGCCGAGATCGGCGCCGCGGCGCGCATGGAGACTCTGCTCAGCGCGCCGATCCATCCCGTCACGATCGACGTCGAGCGCGCGCTGGAGTGGTTCGAGGCCCGTCAGGGGATCGAGCTGGCCGAGGAGCAGCGGGAGGCGATCCGCCGCGCCGTCGCGCGCAAGGTCCTGGTCATCACCGGCGGCCCAGGCACCGGCAAGACGACGCTGATCAACGCCGTGGTCGACATCCTGGAGAAGAAGAACCGCAAGATTCTGCTGGCCGCGCCGACCGGCCGAGCCGCCCGCCGCCTGGGAGACCTGACCGGCCGCGAGGCGCGGACGATCCACCGGATGCTGGAGTTCAGCCCGCGCAACGGCAGCTTCGAGCGCAACGCCGGCCGCCCGCTGGACGCCGATGTGCTGGTCCTGGATGAAGTCTCGATGATCGACATCGTCCTCTTCCATCACGTCCTCAAGGCGCTGCCCGCCCACTGCCAGCTCATCCTGGTGGGCGACGTCGATCAGCTCCCCTCCGTCGGTCCCGGCAACGTCCTGCGCGATCTGATCGGCTCGGGGGCCGTCGACGTCGTCCGTCTCACCAAAATCTTCCGGCAGGCGCAGCAAAGCCTCATCGTCGTGAACGCTCATCGCGTGAACCGCGGCGAGATGCCGCTCCTGAACCCCCAGGACGACGGCCAAGCCGACTTCATGTTCATCGAGCGCGACGATCCTCTGGAGATCCTGGAGGAGCTGAAGCGCCTCGTCGCCGAGGAGATTCCGCGCCGTTTCGGCCTCGATCCGATCGAGGAGATCCAGGTCCTCACCCCGATGCACAAAGGGGACGTGGGAGCGTCGAACCTCAACGAGCAGCTCGGCGCGCTCCTCAACAAGCGCCCCGAGTCGGTCTCGAAAGGCGGCCGGACGCTGCGTCTCGGCGATCGCGTGATGCAGATTCGGAACAACTACCAGGTCGACGTGTTCAACGGCGACATCGGCCGCATCGAATCAATGAATCCGGAGAACCGCCAGGTCCACATCCGCTTCGACGACCGGCTCGTCGCCTACGACGCCGCCGAGCTCGACGAGCTGGTCCCCGCCTACGCCTGCTCCATCCACAAATCCCAAGGCAGCGAGTACCCCTGTGTCGTCGTCCCCCTGCACACCCAGCACTTCGTCATGCTCCAGCGCAACCTGATCTATACCGCCCTGACGCGCGGCAAGAAGCTCGTCGTCCTCGTCGGCAGCCGCAAAGCGCTTTCGCTGGCCGTCAGGAATAATCGGATTGAAAAGCGCTGCACGAGGTTGGCGGAGCGGTTGGCGCGACGCACGTAGCCGCGATGATCGACTCTCTTGCGTCCGCCGATAATGAGAGCGTATATTCCAGTGTCATATCAAGGGTATAAGAGTGAACAAGGCTTGAGGACTGGTCCGGGTTGATCGAGACACGAATGGAGAGGAGCTGTCGGGATCCTGGCCGATCTCTCTCCCCACTTCGCCAAGCTCTATTCGGACGTCGGCCGTCCTTCGATCGCGCCGGAGAAGATCCTGCGGGCGCTGCTGCTTCAGGTGCTCTACAGCATCCGGAGCGAGCGGCTGCTGATGGAGGAGCTGGACTACAACCTGTTGTTCCGGTGGTTCGTGGGGCTGAGCATGGACGATGCGGTCTGGGACCCCACCGTGTTCACGAAGAACCGAGAACGACTGCTCTCCGGAGAGATCGACCGGCTGTTCTTTCAGAGGGTGCAGGAGGAGGCGCGGCAACGGCAGCTTCTTTCGGATGAGCATTTCACCGTGGACGGGACGCTGGTGGAGGCCTGGGCCGGCCACAAGAGCTTCAAACCGAAGGAAGGGAAGACGAAGACTCCACCAGACGATCCCGGCAATCCGACGGTCGACTTCATAGGGGAGAAGCGATCCAACAAGACGCACGCCTCGACGACGGATCCGGATGCGCGGCTTTACCGGAAGTCCTTTGGGACCGAATCGAAGCTCTGCTTTGCAGGACACATCTTGATGGACAATCGCCATGGGTTGGCGGTGGACGTGGAGCTGACCCAGGCCACCAGCCTCTCGGAGCGAGAGGCCGCCTTGAGCATGGCGGGAAGGATCCGGGGCTTCCATCGTGTGACCCTGGGCGGAGACAAGGCCTTCGACGTTCGAGAGTTCGTTCATACCCTCCGGGCCATGAGGGTGACTCCCCACATCGCCGGGAAGAACGCCAGTTACAGCGCCATCGATGGAAGAACGACGCGATTCGCCGGCTACGTCGTCAGTCGGAAGAAGCGCAAGCGGTCGAAGAGATCTTCGGTTGGCTCAAGACCGTGGCGTTGCTGCGGAAGACGCGGCATCGGGGCCTCGCGCGTGTCGGCTGGACTTTCACCTTCGCCACCACGATCTACAACCTGGTTCGAGGGAAGTGGAGGGACCTCGGTCAACTTCATCCCGTCGCCGCAGCCAGGTTTCTTATTCGTCTGGAAGGAGAGAAAGGTCAAGATGATAGGGGCGAATCGGACTCATCGAACTTCCGAGTTCATCGTGGAGAGGAAAAGACCCCTCTCAAATCGCTGTTTTTCCGCAGCCTGTTAGACAGCTCTGAAAAAATGTCAATCATCGCGAGGCGACCGGTTCGACTTCGCCATGACCGCAAGCAGTCTTGCAGCTTTGCGTATGTGGACGAGAGCGGCACAGCTGAGAGATAGTTCGCGGTAGGGGCGGTAGTGCATGGCCCTCAAGTTTCCGGCTAGGATGATGTTCGCCTGAACGAACATATCACGCAACTGAAACACGAAGCAGGAATTCAGACCAGGGGTGATTTTGGCTGGAAGAAGGTGCCGAAAAGCCCTGGGAAGAGTACCAAGTTGTCTCGTCAAAAGTGATCGACTTTCAGCTTGAGTTGGAGGATTTGGTGAGTCCCTTGGTTCGCTCAAACATGACTACCTCGTATATCGTGCCTATCACCCTCATCCTTGCAATGGCCGGGGCGGTTTCCGCCGAGCCGGTCAGGCCGTCCACGGATCGCGGTGGGGAAACAGCTCGAATCAGCAAAGCGGCGCCCGCCGATACGAAAGCCGTCGCAACGCGCAAAAGGTTCCTGGAGATGTTCGGGCGGGCGTACTATCCGGGACGAACCGGCCAGCTCCTCCTCGTGCCACGGGAAGGCGATTTCATCACTCGGCCCGGCGCCGACGCGGCATTCATGCATGGCTCACCCTGGGGGTACGACACCTCGATTCCGGTCCTTTTTGTGGGCCCTGCCGTCAAAGCGGGAACCTATTCGATCCCGGCCGTGCAACAGGACGTGGCGCCGACGCTCGCGGCGTCGCTAGGTGTTCGAATGCCCGCGACCGCGACAGGCCACGTCTTGCCGCTCCTGCGGGACGGTTTCGCGCGCCCGCGAGTGGTACTTCTTCTCGTCCTCGACGGCATGCGGCGCGATTACTTCGATCGGTATTCCGGCTTGATTCCGACCCTGACCGCCTTGAGAAAACAGGGCGCTTGGTTCCCGCGGGCGCAGATCAATTTCCTCCCGACGAACACGGCGGTGGGGCACTCGTCGATCTCGACCGGCAGCGATCCGCGCGTGCACGGAATCACCGGTGTCAGCCTCTACGATCGCATCCACAGGCGTCGCCACGACGTGTTCGAGAAAGCCTCCCCGGAGGATCTGATGACCTTGTCCCTGGCCGACGTCTGGCAGCTCGCGACGTCCGGCCGCGCGATCATCCTGGCGCAGGGAAGCATTGACCGGGCGGCGACGCCGCTCGCGGGGCATGGGGCGTGCCAGCTCAATGGAGCGCCGGTTGTGCTTGCCAGCTATGATCAACAGACGGGCGCCTGGAGCTCGAATCCCGAGTGTTTCCGGCTGCCGGAGTATCTGAAGGATCGAAACTCGAGGACGCTTTGGGCGGATGGAGAGTGGATGGGGCACTCGATCGACTCAAGCGTCTTGGTGCGCTATTCGGGGTTGTTTCCTTCATTCGAAGCCGATGCGATGGTTTCGATGATCGAGCGGGAACCGCTGGGCGAGGACGGCGTGCCGGATCTCATCCTGATGAACTACAAGGGCGCGGATTTCGTGGGCCACAAGTATGGTCCGGATTCGGAAGAGATGCGCGTGACGCTCGGCGAGATGGACCGTCACTTGGCTCGGATGTTGAAGGCGCTGGAGGCCAAGGTGGGAAAGGACTATCTTCTCGCGATCACCGCGGACCATGGGATGCCCCCGGAGCCGCCCTCGCCGGACCGCCGCCACTTCGCTCCTGCGATCGTCGACCTCTTGCACGATAAGTTCGATCCCGAAGCGAAGCAGCTCGTCACCTCCTTCGAGCCGGAAAACGGCCAGATCTTCATCGACGAGGAGCGCCTGGCGTCTCTCCATCTCACGCTGCGCGACTTGGCAAACTTCCTTGAATCACAGGATTTCATTTTCGCGGCGTTCACTCAGGAAGAGGTCCGGCGCGCCGCGGAATAATCGAGGTGAGCACGAAGGTCGCGCGGGTTGCCTTGAGATTCTTTCCTACAGTGCTGCTGGTGGCCAGTGCGGTCACCACGGCGATCGCTCATCCAGGTTCGGGAATTGCCGTCGATCGGCGGGGGTACGTCTACTTCGTCGACACGGGAAGCGGCGTCTGGGTGATCGACACGGCGGGCAAGCTGGCCCGTCACGACGGTCCGGCGTTTCACTGGATGGCCATCGATGAGGGCGAGCGATCCTGGGGAGGTCGAATGCCTTCCATCCCGGACGGAGAAGTCACCGCGGTGGGGCTAAAGCCCACGGTTCTTCTCTCGAGTGATGTTCCGATCGCCGTGGGTGGGGATGGCGCGCTCTTCTATCCAGCGTTGGGACGTGATCATCGTCTGAGGATCATGCGATTTACTCGTTCCGGCGACGAGAGCGTACGCGCCAATCTTCCATCCAAGTCCGGAGGCGGAGAGTTGAGGTGGATCAACGGGCTGGCCAAAGGCCCTGGGGGATCGCTCTACTATTCTGAGAATGACGCGGTGCGCAAGGCCGACGAGCGCGGCGCGGTCTCCACGGTCGCGGAGGGGATCGCGGTGCCCAACTGCGCTCGAATTCCTGGCACGGAACTAGGGCTGGGACCCTACTTGCGCGGCCTCGACGTCGCTTCGGACGGTTCGGTCTTCGTGGCCGCCTCCGGCTGCGGCGCGGTTCTCAAGGTCACGCCTCAAGGCAAGATTACGACGGTGCTGCGCTCCAGCAGTCCGTGGTCACCGGCAGCCGTGGCAGTCTCGCCCACGGGACTCTACGTGCTCGAGTACCTCCACACGGCCTCTGACAATCGGCGGGAATGGCTGGCGCGTGTGCGGAAAGTGCTTCCCGACGGCAGCGTCACCGAGGTCGCCGTGGTCAAACGCTAACGGTCGTCATGATGGCGGCCTCGCTGTCGCCGCAGAGCCTGTCGCTCGCCGTCCGCAACAACCAGAGTGACACGTGATGTATAAAGCTGGCGGAGCGGTTGGGAGCGGTTGACTGTACGGAACCCGTAGCGGCCCCGCGCCGCCTGCTAGCAGGATAAGCGTCAGGGACAGGAAAGTCTGCGGCCCGGTGGAAAGCCCATGGGGAAAAGCAGCGTCCGCGGGAAGCGGGGTCTGCGCTCTCGGAAGTTCTGTTCATACTGTCGTCCCTGGCGATTGGCGAGCAAGCATCTGTCCAGTTGAATCCGCCGAAAACGGGAGGCGTCATGCGAGCGACTGCGAAGAGCACGGAGCTGAAAGCCGCGGCCTATGCGGGAACGTACGTGGTCGTCCTAGCGTGGGACACCGCGAACGGAAAGGCGCCGGCGCGGACCAATTTGCTGGGTTATGCGATCGAGCGCGCGCAGTTCGACCTGGCGGGCCATGAGGTGGAGCGCTACTGGCTGCGCGGGATCAAGCGTTTCAAGGAAAGGGACAAGGGACTGCCGCCCGGCACCCCGGTCTCCACCGCCGAGCATCCGATCCAGAGCTTCCTGTGGGCCGACTACACCGCCAAGGCGGCAACCCGTTACTTGTACCGCATCGTCCCCTTGTACGGCACGGTGAAGACCCCGAAACTCGACGAGGCAACGGCAGTGGCGCTCGACATCACCACGGAGGTGCAGGGTGATCAGCCGCTCGACTCCGCCGCCGACAGCGTCCGGCACGACGTCTTCTTCAATCGCGGCGTGATCGGCTCGCAGGCGTATGCGAGGGAATTCGGCAATCGCGAGCCGGATGCCGAGAATCCCCGATCGAAGGAGATGAAGTGGCTCTCGCGGGGTCTTTTCGAAGCGCTCTTGCGGTTCATCGGGCTCGCGGGGGACGGCATGGGGCTTCGCGCCGCCCTTTACGAGTTCCACTACCAGCCCGTCGCCAACGCGTTTGCCAAGGCCATCGAGGCCGGGGCCGACGTGAAGATCGTGTACGACGCGGAAAGTGACTACAGGGTCGAGAACGAGGCGGCGATTAAGACGGCGCGGCTCGACGACTACGACGCGGTCATCCCGCGGACCGTGAGCGAGGGCATCCGTCACAACAAATTCATCGTCCTGCTGAAGGGCGGCAAGCCGTTCGCGGTCTGGACGGGCTCGACGAACATCTCCGCCGGCGGCATCTTCGGCCACTCCAACGTCGGACACGTCGTTTGGGACGAGAGCGTGGCGGCGAAGTATCTCGACTACTGGCAGCGGCTGGCGGACAACCTCACCCCGACCAAGCTGCGCGCCCCGAACAAGGCCGCTACGCCGACGCCCGCCGGAAAACCACCCAAGAACTCCGTCAGTCCGCTGTTCTCGGCGCGCGACGACAAGGAAAGCAACGAGACGCTCCAGTGGTACGCGCACCGGCTCGCCGAGGCCAAGGAAGTGTCCTGCATGACGTATGCCTTCAACATCGACGAGGTGTTCCAGCAGGTCCTGGGCAAGGATAACGACGTGCTTCGCTACGTCGTGAAGGACGACCCGCTCGGCGAGGAGGAGTCCATCGGCCAGGACCGGGACGTGATCTTCGCCGCCGGTGCGTACCTGGACGAGGGCGCTCTTGCCAATTTCCTGCGCGAGCGGTCGAATCCGCTTAACCGCAACCGCTATATTCACAACAAATTCATGCTCGTGGACCCGCTGAGCGAGGACCCCCTGGTGGTCACCGGATCGGCCAACTTCAGCAAGCCCTCGCAGCGCACGAACGACGAGAACATGCTCGTCATCCGCGGCAACAAACGCGTGGCGGACATCTACTTCGGCGAGTTCATGCGCGTCTTCGACCACCACTACGCACGCTACATCGTGCGCGTCCTGACCGACCAGGGGCGCTCCGATCCGGAGGCGGGCTACCTCAAGGAGAAGACCGCCGACTGGTTGCCGCCACACTTCAACCCTGCCAGCTACAAGTCGAAGCGGAGAAAGTATTTCGTATCGCCGAAGAAGTGACCGCCGCGACCCGTCGCGGGTTGGACTGCTCCGCCAACGCTGAGGCTCAAGCCTTCATCTGGCCTTCCGTGGTGGATCCCGATGCTCGTGATTCTCGGCTTTGGCGGCACGTCACCAAGCGGTTTCCGCTCACCTACAGCCCGCTGTATTGGGGAGCCGTGTTTGCCCTCGGCACGTACACGGTTTGCACGCTCCGTCTCTACGAGCTGACCGGGGTAAGACTCCTCCACCCGCTGCCCCGCCTGTTCGTCACGATCTCCGTCGCGGCCTGGCCGGCGGCGTTCGCCGCTTGCTCCGAAGCCTCGCGAGCGGCTGAAGAGGACGTGACGGCACGTTGGTCGCAAGCTCGCAAAACCCCTTAGGCGACGTGCGCAGCCGCGGCCCCACAACCGCCAGCCTCGCGGAACGCCGGCCTCGCCTCACGCGGCCCATCTGCGGTTTGCGCCAGGAATCACGGGAGGCGTATATTGCATCGCAGCACCCACGTGTCCAGCGAATCTCACGTCCGGAGGCCCGATGCGCCTCGTAACACCCGCGAGACTTGCCGAGCACCTGTCAGCTCGCCGAAGCGAAGAAGACTTGGATTCCGGGCCAGGTAGCCGCGGTAGCGGTGCTGTAGGCCGGAGCGCTCTTTGGCTAAATAGGACCCGGAAGAATTGGAGGGTAGGGGGTGAGCGTTGGCCAGATGCCTTTGACTCGTGGCGAACGACTCGGTGTTTTCTCGGGCGTTGCGTCCATCGTCTGCGGGCTCGCCAGTCTGAGCGCTTTCGGAGTCATGGACGCGTTCGTCGTCGACGAAGGTGATTGGATGATCATGATCCTATCACTCATCATTGCAATCGGCGCCCCCCTCTTGGGCGCTCTGCTCGGGATCATCGCGCTTGTTCCACGACGCAGCCGCATTGTCGGAGCCGCAGGTCTCTTGCTGTCGCTGGGAATCGGGGCGGTCCTCGGGGCCATGAGGTTAGGCCTATTTGCGAACTAGGGTCAGTCGGCCGCCGCCGAGCGGCAGACAGGATCTGGAGAGTGCGGTGTCTGAAGCTGCACCGGAGACGAGCCGCCCGAGAGTGGCGATGAAAGTGCTCGGAGCCGTGCTCCTCGTGGTCGGCACGAGCGTTGCGATATGGCGCGTGGCCAATCTAGCCGTTGCGAGCGTCGTCTTTCACGATCTGCCGCCCCGAATCGTGATTCAGTACTTCGTCGCAACCTCAGGTGATGCGTTGTGGGGCGGATTTATGGCGGCAGCGGGCTACCACCTCCTGAGGCGACGTGGGAAACCGGTGAGCTGGCTGATCGCCTCGGCCGCCGCGTGGATTCCGGCAACCGTTATCTACGCCTACCAGGCCTCGGGAGGGGAAAGAATGGCCCGGTCCTTCGGCATTTCCGTAGGCGTTCTCGTGCTGGTGGTCGTGGGGTTTCGCACCCTTCTGCTTCTGCCTAACCTGGCGGCTGCTGTCCTTATGCACGTGATGGCGCGGGGCCAGCGGGCCACGGCGAGCGAAGTGGCCGGGGGCGATCCGTCGAAATAGCCGTTTCGCGTTGGAGGCAGGGATGGAGATTGGCAGTCTTCCACTTGCGGCGTGGGAGAGTTTCTATGTCATCGTCGGTTCTTCGGCGGCGGCCCTGACCGGACTTCAGTTCGTCGTCATCGTTCTCGGCGCCGAAGCGGAAGTGGTCAGCGGAGCGACTATGCGGGCGTTCGGCACTCCCACCATCGTGCATTTCTGCGCGGCGCTGCTCATCTCGGCGATTCTCAGCGCGCCGTGGAGCGCCGTAGCGCCCGCCGCCGTGTGTCTCCTGGCTTGCGGCGCCGCGGGGCTTGGGTACCTTGCCGGCGTCTTTCGGCACGCGAGAAAGCAGAGCGGCTACACGCCTGTCTTCGAGGATTGGCTCTGGCACTTCGTGTTTCCTGCCGGCGCCTATGTGGCGCTCCTGGTCGCGGCGCTCGACTTGCGAGGCGGCGCGCCCGCCGCGTTGTTCGTCATAGCGGGATCGGCGATGTTCTTGCTGTTCATCGGAATTCACAATGCCTGGGACGCGGTGACCTATATCGCGCTCAAACGAAAACGGGGCAAATCGGACCAATAAAGAATGGGTCAATTCACTCCTGAAGTCGGCGAGCAAGACGTCGAGCGACCGCGCCTCTCTCGCCCTCGACAGGCTGCGCCGTCGGCTGAATCAATCCAGGCGCCGCGGGATGTGGAGAGAGGATGAGGAGCAGAGGCTGCGCCGCCGCGATACTCCTCCTGCCGTTCATCGTCACGCCGGCCTGGGAGGCGCCAAAGCCTGGCAGGCCGCTCGCGCTCGTCCTTCGGCAGCTTAGAAAGATCCCTCTGACGGAGGCTTACGTCTACGGCACCGTTCCGCCGGAGGCCCAGGCGGGTCTACGTCAGGCCAAGAAGCATCTCCGAGAGCTGATTCTCTCCTACCTGAACCAAGCCCCGGGCGGGCGCGTATCGGCCCACGAGACGCGCGAAGGTCTTATCCAGAAGCTTAAGAGCCAGGGGGTGATGGTGGGGCTGGAGCCCAACCGGCAGGCCGAGCTGGGATACGGCTACCTCCTCAGGGTCGAGGTCGGCAGCACGGGCGACGACGCAGACCTGCTCGTCGTGAGCACGGCGCTGTCGGTTACCTGCGGAGACGACAGCTCCCTCATGCTGCTGCGCCGCGGCAACGCGGGCTGGCAGCCCATCCTGGTCGACGAGGCCCCGGATTATGCCGACATCCGCGGGGCCCGCGGGTCCTTGAACTGGCGGGCCTCCGAGCCGGACTCCGGCAAGAATCGCTTGATCGTCATCGCCGACATCCCGCCCTGGTGTTCCTCGGTCTTGCGTCCGTTGCGGTACCGGGCCTACCGGGTGGGTGGCGGCCTCGAGAAGCCCGTGCAACTGGTCTCCCGCTCGACCGACGCGATCGCCATCGACGAGGGGTACGAGATTCGGGCCGACCCGTCCGGCTTCTCCCTAAGCTATTCCGTCGCCGACAAGAAGAACGCCGGCATGCGCACGAGGGAGACTCTGAATTACCGGATTCAGCGAAACGAAGCTCTGCCCGAAAGCTCGCGACCCGACAGCTAGCCCGCGCGTCCAAGCGTCCGGCAAGAAAGATTGCCGGTCACACGGTTCATGAAAGCCATTGCTCCGTCGAGCGCGCGTCAGCACATGAAGGCGATCACCTACAGCGAATACGGGCCCTCAGATGTTCTCCAGCTCTCGGAGATGGCAAAACCTGCCCCCCGGGTCGGCGAGGCCTTGGTCAGAATTCGTGCGGCCTCCGTGAATCCGATCGACTGGCACTTCATGAGAGGCACACCGTACCTCGTGCGCCTGCTGACCGGCTGGCGCAAGCCGAAGGTCACGCGTCTCGGAGTCGACGCGGCGGGGCAGGTGGAAGCGGTCGGCGGGAAGGTGACGCAGTTCCGGCCGGGGGACGAAGTGTTCGGCGCCTGCCGAGGGGCCTTCGCCGAGTGCGGATGCGCGCGGGAGGCTGCTTTGGCGCTGAAGCCGGCCAACCTGACGTTCGAGCAGGCGGCGGCCGTTCCGGTGGCGGCGTTCACCGCCCTGCAGGGGCTTCGCGACAAGGGACGAATTCAGCCCGGGAAGAAGGTTTTGATCAATGGGGCCGCGGGAGGCGTGGGGACGTTCGCGGTGCAGCTTGCCAGGTGCTTCGGGGCGGACGTGACCGGCGTGTGCAGCACGAGGAATGTGGACCTGGTCCGATCCATCGGCGCCCACCACGTCGTGGATTACACCCGGGAGGATTTCACCAAGAACGGGGTGCAGTATGACCTGATATTCGATTCGGTGGGGAACCATTCCTTGTCGGATTGCCGGCGCGCGCTGGTTGCGGAGGGGACTCTCGTGCTGGTCGGAGCGCCGGACAAGGGGCCTTGGCTCGGTCCGCTGACGAGCATACTCGGAGCGGTCGCGCTGTCGCCGTTCGTGAGCCAGAAGCTGCGCCCGATTCTGGCGCGTCCGAACCAAGAGGACTGGAAGGTCCTACGAGACTTCCTGGAAAGCGGCAAGGTGACTCCGGTCATCGACCGGACCTACCCCCTGAGGGAGATCTCCGAGGCCATCCGGTATCTGGAAGAAGGCCACGCCCGAGGGAAAGTAGTCATCAAGATGGCGCCGCGGAGCGAAAGCTGACCAGCGATCCCCGGCTCGAGCGATTCGAGAGGAAACCGTGAGGATTCCCGATCTGCGTCGACCTGACTTGAAGACCGCTCCCATTCTGGATCAGAATGCGCCCACTCGGTGCTCTCGAGAGGCGGGGTTTTTTCCCCCGCCGGCTTGAAAAACGAGCAGAGCCGCTCATCGTTCCCTTCAGGAGGTGTCGCGATGCCGTTTGGAAGCCTGTGGCTCCCCGTGATCGTCTCGGCCGTCGTCGTCTTCGTGGCCAGCTCCGTGATGCACATGGCGCTCAAGTACCACAAAGCCGACTACAAGGGGCTGCCGAACGAGGTCGCGGTTCTCGACGTGCTCGGCAAGGGGAATCTGGTCCCGGGGGTCTATTTCCTGCCGTACTGCCCCGACCACGGTCATATGAAAGACCCGGCGATGAAAGCGAAATTCGAGAAAGGGCCCATCGGGTTGCTCACCATCCTCCCCAAGGGCGGGCCCGCGATGGGGAAGCTCCTCGGCCTCTGGTTCGCGTTCAGCCTCTTCGTGAGTTTCACCGCGGCCTACGTCGCGCGGCACACGCTTCAGCCCGGCGCCGACGGCCTTCTCGTGATGCGGATCACCGGGACGGTCGCATTCGCCGCCTACGGAATCTCCCACCTCAGCGATTCGATCTGGAAAGGCCAGCCCTGGTCGAACACGATGCGTTCGCTGCTCGACGCCGCCATCTACGCAGTGCTGACCGGCTTGGTGTTTCGCACGCTCTGGCCGACGGCGTAGGGCCCAAGTCCCGCTGCGTCACGCACATCCAGGTCGACGCCATTTAAGGTAACGTGTACCCGAATGCTTACGTCAGCCGTATTGGGAAGAATTCTTGGAAACGAAAGATCTTGTGGAGGTCGCGGCATTCGAAGACGAGATGCTGGCGCGAGCATGCGCCGAGATGCTCACGGAGGCGGGAGTTGAGTGCCATGTCGAGCGAATCGATCCGCTCGGCCTCACGCCGCTCTTGGGATTCACGCCGGGAATTCGACTTCGCGTGCGGCACGAAGATGAACAGCAGGCCAGGGAGCTCGTCGCGTCGATACGACAGGAAGATACGGCAAATGGCACGAATGAAGCACCGAATGCCTGCGCTAGGCCGGTTGAAGATGCAAAGTCCCCAGAAGTTGAAACGGCTCTTCTCCGGCTGAGGACCCGCCGGCGTTTCCTCTGGGTTCTCTACGCGAGTTTCCTGCCGATAACCTTCTTATTCTTGCTGGTGGATCGATCCGGGAAGGCCGCCTTTTCCGTTGCCGCAATCTCGGTGGTTCTTCTTATCCTTGCCGGATACTGGGTTGCCTCGAGCCGCTGCCCGAGATGTTGGGAACTCTGCTATCGTCGCCGCTGGGTCATGGGATGGGCGACAAATATCCTCCTGCATCATTGCATGCATTGCGGATTGGATCTTCGCGCAACCAAGATGAACTAGATGAGCGAGAAATGGGTCAGAGCCGTGGGACTGTTCGAGGTGATTTGCCGCGTTCTGTCCCCATCGCCATGGGGGGAATCTGTTCTAAGGTAATCCTATGAGAATCGTAATCCCAGGCGGCACGGGACAGGTCGGGACGCTGCTGGCGCGCGCCTTCCTGCGGGACGGGCACGAAGTCACAGTGCTGGGCCGCACGATCAAGCCGGCGCCGTGGCGCGTGGTGCAGTGGAATCCTGCGAGCGTGGAAACTTGGGCCCATCACCTCGACGGCGCGGACGTGGTCGTC
The genomic region above belongs to Candidatus Polarisedimenticolia bacterium and contains:
- a CDS encoding ATP-dependent RecD-like DNA helicase, giving the protein MDSAPVSSLEGVLERIVYANDESAWSVVRLTVAGRHEPVTAVGNLPGVQPGESLQLEGSWVIDRRFGEQFRVVSYRILKPATLVGIEKYLGSGLVHGIGEVMARRLVDHFGLDTLEIIDAHPERLAEVEGFGPVRRAALAKAWAEQRELRELMVLLQTLGVSTTFAARIWKAYGDEAAAVVREDPYRLAFDIFGIGFKTADRIAMNLGIPRDSPRRAQAGVLHVLETFAAEGHVYVPRPILAEHAARLLELEPGLPDEAVGDLAAARQVVLEPLGDDAAEAAFLPALHTAEIGAAARMETLLSAPIHPVTIDVERALEWFEARQGIELAEEQREAIRRAVARKVLVITGGPGTGKTTLINAVVDILEKKNRKILLAAPTGRAARRLGDLTGREARTIHRMLEFSPRNGSFERNAGRPLDADVLVLDEVSMIDIVLFHHVLKALPAHCQLILVGDVDQLPSVGPGNVLRDLIGSGAVDVVRLTKIFRQAQQSLIVVNAHRVNRGEMPLLNPQDDGQADFMFIERDDPLEILEELKRLVAEEIPRRFGLDPIEEIQVLTPMHKGDVGASNLNEQLGALLNKRPESVSKGGRTLRLGDRVMQIRNNYQVDVFNGDIGRIESMNPENRQVHIRFDDRLVAYDAAELDELVPAYACSIHKSQGSEYPCVVVPLHTQHFVMLQRNLIYTALTRGKKLVVLVGSRKALSLAVRNNRIEKRCTRLAERLARRT
- a CDS encoding alkaline phosphatase family protein, with protein sequence MFGRAYYPGRTGQLLLVPREGDFITRPGADAAFMHGSPWGYDTSIPVLFVGPAVKAGTYSIPAVQQDVAPTLAASLGVRMPATATGHVLPLLRDGFARPRVVLLLVLDGMRRDYFDRYSGLIPTLTALRKQGAWFPRAQINFLPTNTAVGHSSISTGSDPRVHGITGVSLYDRIHRRRHDVFEKASPEDLMTLSLADVWQLATSGRAIILAQGSIDRAATPLAGHGACQLNGAPVVLASYDQQTGAWSSNPECFRLPEYLKDRNSRTLWADGEWMGHSIDSSVLVRYSGLFPSFEADAMVSMIEREPLGEDGVPDLILMNYKGADFVGHKYGPDSEEMRVTLGEMDRHLARMLKALEAKVGKDYLLAITADHGMPPEPPSPDRRHFAPAIVDLLHDKFDPEAKQLVTSFEPENGQIFIDEERLASLHLTLRDLANFLESQDFIFAAFTQEEVRRAAE
- a CDS encoding NAD(P)-dependent alcohol dehydrogenase codes for the protein MKAITYSEYGPSDVLQLSEMAKPAPRVGEALVRIRAASVNPIDWHFMRGTPYLVRLLTGWRKPKVTRLGVDAAGQVEAVGGKVTQFRPGDEVFGACRGAFAECGCAREAALALKPANLTFEQAAAVPVAAFTALQGLRDKGRIQPGKKVLINGAAGGVGTFAVQLARCFGADVTGVCSTRNVDLVRSIGAHHVVDYTREDFTKNGVQYDLIFDSVGNHSLSDCRRALVAEGTLVLVGAPDKGPWLGPLTSILGAVALSPFVSQKLRPILARPNQEDWKVLRDFLESGKVTPVIDRTYPLREISEAIRYLEEGHARGKVVIKMAPRSES
- a CDS encoding phospholipase D-like domain-containing protein: MRATAKSTELKAAAYAGTYVVVLAWDTANGKAPARTNLLGYAIERAQFDLAGHEVERYWLRGIKRFKERDKGLPPGTPVSTAEHPIQSFLWADYTAKAATRYLYRIVPLYGTVKTPKLDEATAVALDITTEVQGDQPLDSAADSVRHDVFFNRGVIGSQAYAREFGNREPDAENPRSKEMKWLSRGLFEALLRFIGLAGDGMGLRAALYEFHYQPVANAFAKAIEAGADVKIVYDAESDYRVENEAAIKTARLDDYDAVIPRTVSEGIRHNKFIVLLKGGKPFAVWTGSTNISAGGIFGHSNVGHVVWDESVAAKYLDYWQRLADNLTPTKLRAPNKAATPTPAGKPPKNSVSPLFSARDDKESNETLQWYAHRLAEAKEVSCMTYAFNIDEVFQQVLGKDNDVLRYVVKDDPLGEEESIGQDRDVIFAAGAYLDEGALANFLRERSNPLNRNRYIHNKFMLVDPLSEDPLVVTGSANFSKPSQRTNDENMLVIRGNKRVADIYFGEFMRVFDHHYARYIVRVLTDQGRSDPEAGYLKEKTADWLPPHFNPASYKSKRRKYFVSPKK